A stretch of the Deinococcota bacterium genome encodes the following:
- a CDS encoding GntR family transcriptional regulator: MKFAVDKTSPTPAYLQLKNGLAGAIMGGSIRAGEALPSERELADSLALSRMTVRRALEELAAAGLVERRHGSGTYALARRLEQSVDRVLGFTDEARLLGFTPGSRLLEAVRIEADAQAAAALELEPGELILRVTRLRTADGEPLAIQESHLCPAALALPLAALERSGSLYQTLAQSCGLKPHHARQVVSARMPTPAEARRLGLARGVPLLAIMRVTFDGDNRPFEYARSAYRGDKYGLALELKGSTED; encoded by the coding sequence GTGAAGTTCGCCGTCGACAAGACGAGCCCCACGCCGGCCTATCTCCAGCTCAAGAACGGTCTGGCCGGCGCCATCATGGGCGGCAGCATTCGCGCCGGCGAGGCGCTGCCCTCCGAGCGCGAACTCGCCGACTCGCTCGCCCTTTCGCGGATGACGGTGCGGCGGGCCTTAGAGGAGCTGGCCGCGGCCGGCCTGGTCGAGCGGCGCCACGGCTCGGGCACCTACGCGCTGGCCAGGCGCCTCGAGCAGAGCGTGGATAGGGTGCTCGGCTTCACCGACGAGGCGCGGCTGCTGGGCTTTACGCCGGGCAGCCGGCTCCTGGAGGCGGTGCGGATAGAGGCCGACGCCCAGGCGGCGGCGGCCCTGGAGCTGGAGCCGGGCGAGCTCATCTTGCGCGTCACCCGGCTGCGCACCGCCGACGGCGAGCCCCTGGCCATCCAGGAATCGCACCTCTGCCCGGCGGCGCTTGCGCTGCCCCTAGCGGCGCTCGAGCGCTCGGGCAGCCTCTATCAGACCCTGGCGCAGTCTTGCGGGCTCAAGCCGCACCACGCCCGCCAGGTCGTCAGCGCGCGCATGCCCACGCCGGCCGAGGCCAGAAGGCTGGGCCTGGCCCGCGGCGTGCCGCTCCTGGCCATCATGCGCGTCACCTTCGACGGGGACAACCGGCCCTTCGAATACGCCCGCAGCGCCTACCGCGGCGACAAGTACGGGCTGGCGCTCGAGCTTAAAGGCAGTACTGAGGACTGA